A portion of the Pseudomonas synxantha BG33R genome contains these proteins:
- the bioD gene encoding dethiobiotin synthase, whose product MSVAYFITGTDTDVGKTTIAAGLLHAARLAGKSTAAGKPVASGCRLTAQGLRNADALVLLAECSLPLSYAEVNPVAFEPAIAPHLAAREAGVGLTVQSLLKPMQQILARGADFTLIEGAGGWRVPLADQANLSDLAIALKLPVILVVGVRLGCISHALLTAEAIARDGLPLAGWVANIIDPKTSRLEENLATLAERLPAPCLGRVPKLKDAGAAAVAEYLELDLLD is encoded by the coding sequence ATGAGCGTCGCTTACTTCATCACCGGCACCGACACCGATGTGGGCAAGACCACTATCGCGGCCGGCCTGTTGCATGCTGCCAGGCTCGCAGGCAAAAGCACGGCCGCCGGGAAGCCGGTGGCGTCGGGGTGCCGGTTGACTGCCCAGGGTTTGCGCAATGCCGATGCACTGGTGTTGCTGGCCGAGTGCTCATTGCCGCTCAGTTATGCCGAGGTCAACCCGGTGGCATTCGAGCCGGCTATCGCGCCGCATCTGGCTGCGCGCGAGGCGGGCGTGGGGCTGACGGTGCAATCGTTGCTCAAGCCGATGCAACAGATTCTGGCCCGTGGAGCCGACTTTACTTTGATCGAAGGGGCGGGCGGCTGGCGCGTGCCCTTGGCCGATCAGGCCAACCTGTCTGACCTGGCCATCGCGCTCAAACTGCCGGTGATCCTGGTGGTGGGTGTGCGCCTGGGCTGCATCAGCCACGCGTTGTTGACCGCCGAAGCGATCGCACGGGACGGCTTGCCGCTGGCCGGTTGGGTGGCGAATATCATCGATCCCAAGACCTCCCGTCTGGAAGAAAACCTCGCCACCCTGGCCGAGCGCTTGCCGGCGCCCTGCCTGGGGCGCGTGCCGAAGCTCAAGGATGCAGGTGCCGCCGCCGTGGCGGAGTACCTGGAGTTGGACCTGCTTGACTGA
- the bioC gene encoding malonyl-ACP O-methyltransferase BioC — translation MTDLSHPCLPGALPDKRQVAASFSRAAASYDSVAELQRAVGHELLRRLPSELSPHRWLDMGCGTGYFSRVLGERLPGSEGVALDIAEGMLNHARPLGGAAHFMAGDAERLPLKADSFELLFSSLAVQWCANFDAVLSEAQRVLQPGGVLAFASLCVGTLDELRESWRAVDGLVHVNRFRTFEAYQQLCAASGLRVVSLARQPHVLHYPDVRSLTHELKALGAHNLNPGRPGGLTGRARIVALVDAYEQFRQAQGLPATYQVVYAVLEKPL, via the coding sequence ATGACTGACTTATCCCACCCTTGTCTGCCGGGTGCCTTGCCGGACAAGCGCCAGGTTGCTGCCTCGTTCTCCCGTGCAGCGGCCAGCTACGACAGCGTGGCCGAGTTGCAGCGCGCGGTCGGGCATGAATTGCTCCGCCGTTTGCCCAGCGAGCTTTCGCCACACCGCTGGCTGGATATGGGTTGCGGCACAGGGTATTTCAGTCGAGTGCTGGGTGAGCGTTTGCCCGGGAGCGAGGGCGTGGCGCTGGATATCGCCGAAGGCATGCTCAACCACGCGCGTCCGTTGGGCGGCGCCGCGCATTTCATGGCTGGCGATGCTGAACGCTTGCCGCTGAAGGCTGACAGCTTCGAGCTGCTCTTCTCCAGCCTCGCTGTGCAATGGTGTGCCAACTTCGATGCAGTGCTCAGCGAAGCTCAGCGCGTATTGCAACCTGGCGGTGTGTTGGCGTTCGCAAGCCTGTGCGTGGGTACCCTGGATGAACTGCGCGAAAGCTGGCGAGCGGTAGACGGCCTGGTGCACGTCAATCGCTTTCGCACCTTCGAGGCTTATCAGCAGTTATGTGCGGCCAGCGGCTTGCGGGTGGTGAGCCTTGCGCGACAGCCCCATGTGCTGCATTACCCGGATGTGCGCAGCCTGACCCACGAGCTCAAAGCGTTGGGCGCCCATAACCTCAACCCCGGCCGCCCCGGCGGCTTGACGGGGCGCGCGCGGATTGTTGCACTGGTAGACGCATACGAGCAGTTCCGTCAGGCTCAGGGCCTGCCCGCCACGTATCAGGTGGTGTACGCCGTACTGGAGAAACCGCTATGA
- a CDS encoding alpha/beta fold hydrolase, whose amino-acid sequence MRDRLILLPGWGLGVSPLEPLAAALQGLNEHLRVQIEPLPALDSSDLDEWLDELDATLPDDVWLGGWSLGGMLASELAARRGERCCGLLTLASNPCFVAHDGWPHGMPAETFDAFLAGCHADSQVTLKRFGLLCAKGAQEPRGLSRLLVSGAPHTAPSVLMPGLELLAQLDTRAALQAFRGPQLHLFAGLDGLVPAEAASDLLALLPDVEVGLIEQAGHAFLLEDPHGVAGAIQAFLHECVDD is encoded by the coding sequence ATGCGTGATCGCCTGATACTGCTGCCCGGTTGGGGGCTCGGTGTGTCGCCGCTGGAACCGTTGGCCGCGGCACTGCAGGGCCTCAACGAGCACCTGCGGGTACAGATCGAACCCTTGCCGGCGCTGGACTCCAGCGATCTGGATGAGTGGCTTGACGAGCTCGATGCGACGCTGCCGGACGATGTCTGGCTCGGGGGCTGGTCGCTGGGTGGGATGCTCGCTTCAGAGTTGGCGGCGCGCCGTGGTGAGCGTTGCTGCGGTTTGCTGACCCTGGCGAGCAACCCGTGTTTCGTCGCCCATGATGGTTGGCCCCACGGGATGCCCGCCGAGACCTTCGATGCGTTTCTGGCGGGCTGCCACGCCGACTCTCAGGTCACCCTCAAGCGCTTCGGCCTGTTGTGTGCCAAGGGCGCGCAGGAGCCTCGCGGGCTCTCGCGTTTGCTGGTCAGCGGTGCGCCGCATACCGCCCCCAGCGTATTGATGCCCGGCCTGGAGCTGCTGGCCCAACTGGATACCCGGGCGGCCTTGCAGGCATTTCGCGGGCCGCAGTTGCATCTGTTTGCCGGCCTGGATGGGCTGGTGCCTGCCGAAGCCGCCAGTGACCTGCTGGCGTTGCTCCCGGATGTAGAAGTCGGCCTGATTGAGCAGGCCGGTCACGCGTTTCTTCTGGAAGACCCCCACGGTGTAGCGGGGGCCATCCAGGCTTTTTTGCATGAGTGTGTTGATGACTGA
- the bioF gene encoding 8-amino-7-oxononanoate synthase, giving the protein MSFDLAARLAARRAEHLYRQRPLLQSPQGPEVVVDGQPLLAFCNNDYLGLANHPQVIEAWRAGAARWGVGGGASHLVVGHVTPHHELEEALADLTGRPRALLFTTGYMANLGAVTALVGQGDTVLEDRLNHASLLDAGLLSGARFNRYLHNDAGSLAKRLEKATGSTLVVTDGVFSMDGDLADLPALAREARAKGAWLMVDDAHGFGPLGAHGGGIVEHFGLSQDDVPVLVGTLGKAFGTAGAFVAGSEDLIESLIQFARPYIYTTSQPPALACATLKSLELLRSEHWRREHLNGLIRQFRRGAEQLGLALMDSFTPIQPILIGDSARALQLSQMLRERGLMVTAIRPPTVPAGSARLRVTLTAAHSEAQVQLLLNGLEQCFRLLNAAEPDHA; this is encoded by the coding sequence ATGTCTTTTGATCTCGCCGCGCGCCTCGCGGCCCGCCGTGCCGAACATCTTTACCGTCAACGCCCGTTGCTTCAGAGCCCCCAAGGCCCTGAAGTGGTGGTGGATGGCCAGCCATTGCTGGCGTTCTGCAATAACGATTACCTGGGTCTGGCCAATCACCCGCAGGTGATCGAAGCCTGGCGCGCCGGTGCGGCCCGTTGGGGCGTGGGTGGCGGCGCTTCGCATTTGGTGGTGGGCCACGTCACGCCGCACCATGAGTTGGAAGAAGCCCTGGCTGACTTGACCGGGCGCCCGCGTGCGTTGCTGTTTACCACCGGCTATATGGCCAACCTGGGCGCGGTCACGGCGCTGGTGGGGCAGGGCGATACGGTGCTGGAAGATCGCCTCAACCATGCTTCGTTGCTGGATGCCGGCTTATTGTCCGGGGCGCGATTCAACCGCTACCTGCATAACGACGCGGGCAGCCTGGCCAAGCGCCTGGAAAAGGCCACCGGCAGTACGCTGGTGGTCACCGATGGTGTGTTCAGCATGGACGGCGACCTGGCCGACCTGCCAGCGCTGGCCCGGGAAGCCAGGGCCAAAGGTGCCTGGCTGATGGTGGATGATGCCCATGGTTTTGGCCCGCTGGGCGCCCATGGCGGCGGCATCGTCGAACATTTTGGCTTGAGCCAGGACGATGTACCGGTGCTGGTTGGCACCTTGGGCAAAGCCTTCGGCACCGCCGGGGCATTTGTGGCAGGCAGTGAAGACTTGATCGAAAGCCTGATCCAGTTTGCCCGGCCGTATATCTACACCACCAGCCAGCCACCGGCACTGGCCTGCGCCACCCTCAAAAGCCTGGAGTTGCTGCGCAGCGAACACTGGCGGCGTGAGCACCTCAATGGGTTGATCCGCCAGTTCCGTCGCGGTGCCGAGCAGTTGGGCCTGGCATTGATGGACAGCTTTACGCCGATCCAGCCGATCCTGATCGGCGACAGCGCCCGGGCGTTGCAGCTGTCACAGATGCTGCGCGAGCGTGGGCTGATGGTGACTGCAATCCGCCCGCCGACTGTTCCGGCCGGCAGTGCAAGGTTGCGCGTGACATTGACGGCCGCGCACAGCGAAGCGCAGGTGCAGCTATTGTTAAACGGATTAGAGCAATGTTTCCGGTTGTTGAATGCAGCGGAGCCCGACCATGCGTGA
- the bioB gene encoding biotin synthase BioB has protein sequence MSASTSATLRHDWSLAEVKALFVQPFNDLLFQAQTVHRAHFDANRVQVSTLLSIKTGACPEDCKYCPQSGHYNTGLEKEKLMEVQKVLEEAARAKAIGSTRFCMGAAWKHPSAKDMPYVLEMVKGVKAMGLETCMTLGRLDQDQTEALAQAGLDYYNHNLDTSPEFYGSIITTRTYSERLQTLAYVRDSGMKICSGGILGMGESLDDRANLLIQLANLPEHPESVPINMLVKVAGTPLENAEDIDPFDFIRMLAVARILMPQSHVRLSAGREAMNEQMQALAFFAGANSIFYGDKLLTTANPQADKDMQLFARLGILPEAREEHADEVHQAAIEQALVEQKSSEQFYNAAV, from the coding sequence ATGAGCGCCAGCACCTCTGCCACCCTGCGTCACGACTGGTCTTTGGCCGAAGTCAAAGCCCTGTTCGTGCAGCCGTTCAATGACCTGTTGTTCCAGGCGCAGACCGTGCACCGCGCGCATTTCGACGCCAACCGCGTGCAGGTATCGACCCTGCTGTCGATCAAGACCGGCGCCTGCCCGGAAGATTGCAAATATTGTCCGCAGTCGGGCCACTACAACACCGGCCTGGAAAAAGAGAAGCTGATGGAGGTGCAGAAGGTCCTCGAAGAGGCCGCCCGCGCCAAGGCCATCGGCTCGACGCGCTTTTGCATGGGCGCGGCGTGGAAACACCCGTCGGCCAAAGACATGCCCTACGTGCTGGAGATGGTCAAAGGCGTAAAGGCCATGGGCCTGGAAACCTGCATGACCCTGGGCCGTCTCGATCAGGACCAGACCGAAGCGCTGGCCCAGGCCGGCCTGGATTACTACAACCATAACCTCGACACATCGCCAGAGTTCTACGGCTCGATCATCACCACCCGTACCTACAGCGAGCGCTTGCAAACCCTGGCCTACGTGCGTGATTCGGGGATGAAGATCTGCTCGGGCGGCATCCTCGGCATGGGCGAGTCCCTCGACGACCGTGCCAACCTGCTGATCCAACTGGCCAACCTGCCAGAGCATCCGGAGTCGGTGCCGATCAACATGCTCGTGAAGGTGGCTGGTACGCCGTTGGAGAACGCCGAGGACATCGACCCCTTCGACTTCATCCGTATGCTGGCGGTGGCGCGCATCCTGATGCCGCAATCCCACGTGCGCCTGTCCGCTGGCCGCGAAGCCATGAACGAGCAGATGCAGGCCCTGGCGTTTTTTGCCGGCGCCAACTCGATCTTCTACGGCGATAAATTGCTGACCACCGCCAACCCTCAGGCTGACAAGGACATGCAGCTGTTCGCACGCCTGGGCATCCTGCCCGAAGCTCGTGAAGAGCACGCCGATGAAGTGCATCAGGCGGCGATCGAGCAGGCGCTGGTGGAGCAAAAGAGCAGCGAGCAGTTCTATAACGCCGCTGTTTGA
- a CDS encoding ComF family protein: protein MHCQPEYKHEVYIWLKNKQTCLICDEFTDSADNVCNICETELPWLLEHCEQCALPLPMDGLICGQCQKHPPAFNQVIAPWTYSFPIDTLVSRFKHQARWPLGHMLARLLGQHLQHRFDNAELNRPDYLLPVPMARKRLRQRGFNQAQMVARWLSSALDIPLNEHALLRPLETVAQQDLDAKTRKRNLLNAFALAPGAQVAGQHLALVDDVLTTGATAHSLARLLMGAGARQVDVYCLARTPKPGP, encoded by the coding sequence ATGCACTGTCAACCTGAGTACAAACACGAAGTTTACATCTGGTTAAAAAACAAACAAACCTGTCTGATCTGTGACGAATTCACAGACTCCGCCGATAACGTATGCAATATCTGCGAAACAGAACTGCCATGGCTGCTTGAGCACTGTGAGCAGTGCGCCTTGCCTTTGCCGATGGACGGGTTGATCTGCGGCCAGTGCCAAAAACACCCTCCGGCCTTTAACCAGGTGATCGCACCCTGGACCTACAGTTTCCCCATCGACACCCTGGTCAGCCGCTTCAAGCATCAGGCGCGCTGGCCGCTGGGCCACATGCTGGCGCGCCTGCTGGGGCAGCACCTGCAACACCGCTTCGATAACGCCGAACTCAACCGCCCCGACTATCTACTGCCGGTCCCCATGGCCCGCAAACGCCTGCGCCAACGCGGCTTTAACCAGGCGCAGATGGTGGCTCGCTGGCTCAGTAGCGCGCTCGACATTCCCCTCAATGAGCACGCGCTGCTGCGCCCGCTTGAAACCGTGGCGCAGCAAGACCTCGACGCCAAGACGCGTAAGCGTAACCTGCTCAACGCCTTTGCCCTGGCGCCCGGCGCTCAAGTCGCAGGGCAACACCTGGCGCTGGTGGACGATGTACTCACCACCGGCGCTACCGCCCACAGCCTGGCGCGGTTATTGATGGGCGCCGGCGCACGCCAGGTCGATGTCTATTGCCTGGCCCGCACCCCCAAGCCCGGCCCCTGA
- a CDS encoding TOBE domain-containing protein, with translation MSLPSPLSQHIIRRPQRIALLGHIAEQGSITRAAKSAGLSYKAAWDAIDELNNLAQKPLVERSVGGKGGGGAKLTQEGERVLRLYQRLQVLQAELLGSDEAASDFNLLGRLMLRTSARNQLHGQVVAIDSQGRNDRIRLQLAGDLYLDAQITHDSTQRLELQAGVEVVALIKAGWLELRAIGHPETPGHNCMSGVIEAILDAEDGPSEVRIALPNGQVLCALAPPAALLVLNAAEGQPIQVQFAPSNVLLGTPV, from the coding sequence ATGTCTCTGCCCAGCCCACTCAGCCAGCACATCATCCGTCGCCCCCAACGCATTGCCTTGCTGGGGCATATCGCCGAGCAGGGCTCCATCACCCGCGCCGCCAAAAGTGCGGGGTTGAGTTACAAGGCCGCCTGGGACGCCATCGATGAACTGAACAACCTGGCGCAAAAACCGCTGGTGGAACGCAGCGTCGGGGGCAAAGGCGGTGGCGGCGCCAAGCTGACGCAAGAAGGTGAACGAGTGCTGCGCCTTTATCAGCGCCTGCAAGTGCTGCAGGCCGAGCTGCTCGGTTCGGACGAAGCGGCCAGTGACTTCAACCTGCTCGGCCGCTTGATGCTGCGCACCAGTGCGCGCAACCAATTGCACGGCCAGGTCGTCGCCATCGACAGCCAGGGCCGCAACGACAGGATTCGCCTGCAACTGGCCGGCGACCTGTACCTCGACGCCCAGATTACCCACGACAGCACCCAACGGCTGGAGCTGCAGGCCGGCGTGGAGGTGGTCGCCCTGATCAAAGCGGGATGGCTGGAGTTGCGGGCGATCGGGCACCCAGAAACACCTGGACACAATTGCATGAGTGGTGTGATCGAGGCGATTCTCGATGCCGAGGACGGCCCCAGCGAGGTGCGTATCGCCTTGCCCAACGGCCAGGTGTTATGTGCGCTGGCACCGCCCGCTGCACTCCTGGTACTCAACGCTGCCGAGGGCCAGCCGATCCAGGTGCAATTCGCACCCAGCAATGTGCTGCTCGGGACCCCGGTATAA
- a CDS encoding PhoX family protein, which translates to MSLLEENQATDLEQMVGLTRRRFIGAGALCGAAMFLGGNLLSRSALAVNAASASPLLGFTSIAAATSDTITLPPGYSASVLISWGQPLHKNAPAFDPSGNGTAKAQEQQFGDNNDGMSLFPFPGDDNRALMAINNEYTNYRYLYAHGGAPQSAEEVRKALASEGVSVIEVRRKGDTWQFVQDSRYNRRIHGNSPIRVSGPAAGHDWLKTAADKTGKKVLGTFQNCANGKTPWGTYLTCEENFTDCFGSSNPQQAFDAGQKRYGVVAASKDINWHPHDPRFDMAKNPNELNRHGWVVEIDPFDPQSTPVKRTALGRFKHENAALAETRDGRAVVYMGDDERGEFIYKFVSRDQINHSNPKANKDLLDHGTLYVAIFDAGDGNADHPKGKGQWVELSHGKNGIDAGSGFANQAEVLIHARLAASVVKATRMDRPEWIVVSPTDGQVYCTLTNNAKRGEDGQPVGGPNPREKNVYGQILRWKADADNHGATDFTWDLFVVAGNPGVHGGTPKGGSSNINPQNMFNSPDGLGFDKAGRLWILTDGDYSNAGDFAGMGNNQMLCADPSTGEIRRFMVGPVACEVTGISFAPDQKTLFVGIQHPGETGGSTWPEHLPNGKPRSSVMAIRRDDGGVVGA; encoded by the coding sequence ATGAGCCTATTAGAAGAAAACCAAGCCACTGACCTTGAACAAATGGTCGGCCTGACCCGCCGTCGCTTTATCGGCGCGGGCGCCCTGTGCGGCGCCGCGATGTTCCTCGGCGGTAACCTGCTGAGCCGCAGCGCCCTGGCGGTGAATGCTGCCTCCGCCAGCCCGCTGCTGGGTTTTACCAGCATCGCCGCCGCCACCAGCGACACCATCACCCTGCCCCCTGGCTACAGCGCTTCTGTGCTGATCAGTTGGGGCCAGCCGCTGCACAAGAACGCCCCGGCTTTCGACCCGTCGGGCAATGGCACAGCCAAGGCCCAGGAACAGCAATTTGGCGACAACAACGACGGCATGAGCCTGTTTCCGTTCCCGGGCGACGACAACCGTGCCTTGATGGCGATCAACAACGAATACACCAACTACCGCTACCTCTACGCCCACGGCGGCGCGCCGCAATCGGCCGAGGAGGTACGCAAGGCCCTGGCCAGCGAGGGCGTTTCGGTGATCGAAGTACGGCGCAAGGGCGACACCTGGCAGTTCGTCCAGGACTCACGCTACAACCGGCGCATCCATGGCAATTCACCGATCCGCGTGAGCGGCCCCGCTGCCGGCCATGACTGGTTGAAAACCGCTGCCGACAAAACCGGCAAGAAAGTCCTTGGTACTTTTCAGAACTGCGCCAACGGCAAGACACCGTGGGGCACCTACCTGACCTGCGAAGAGAACTTCACCGACTGCTTCGGCAGCAGCAACCCGCAGCAAGCGTTCGACGCCGGGCAGAAACGCTACGGCGTAGTGGCCGCCAGCAAAGACATCAACTGGCACCCGCACGACCCACGCTTCGACATGGCCAAGAACCCCAACGAACTCAACCGCCATGGCTGGGTGGTGGAAATCGACCCGTTCGATCCGCAATCCACTCCGGTCAAGCGCACGGCCCTGGGCCGCTTCAAACATGAAAACGCGGCGCTGGCCGAAACGCGCGACGGCCGCGCTGTGGTGTACATGGGCGACGACGAACGCGGCGAGTTCATCTACAAGTTCGTCAGCCGCGATCAGATCAACCACAGCAATCCGAAAGCCAACAAAGACCTGCTCGACCACGGCACCTTGTACGTGGCCATCTTCGATGCGGGCGACGGTAACGCCGACCATCCCAAGGGCAAGGGCCAATGGGTTGAACTCAGCCATGGCAAAAACGGCATCGACGCCGGCAGCGGTTTCGCCAACCAGGCCGAGGTGCTGATCCATGCGCGCCTGGCCGCCAGCGTAGTGAAGGCCACGCGCATGGACCGCCCGGAATGGATCGTCGTCAGCCCCACCGACGGCCAGGTCTATTGCACCCTGACCAACAACGCCAAGCGCGGCGAAGACGGCCAGCCGGTGGGCGGCCCCAACCCGCGAGAGAAAAACGTCTACGGCCAGATCCTGCGCTGGAAAGCCGACGCCGATAACCACGGCGCCACAGACTTTACCTGGGACCTGTTCGTAGTGGCCGGTAACCCGGGTGTGCACGGTGGTACACCGAAGGGCGGCTCGTCCAATATCAACCCACAGAACATGTTCAACAGCCCCGATGGCCTGGGCTTCGACAAGGCCGGGCGCCTGTGGATCCTCACCGACGGCGACTACAGCAACGCGGGCGACTTTGCCGGCATGGGCAACAACCAGATGCTGTGTGCCGACCCGAGCACCGGGGAAATCCGCCGTTTCATGGTCGGGCCGGTGGCGTGTGAGGTCACCGGGATCAGTTTTGCGCCGGATCAGAAGACGCTGTTCGTGGGCATTCAGCATCCAGGCGAAACCGGGGGGTCAACCTGGCCTGAGCATCTGCCCAATGGCAAGCCACGTTCGTCGGTGATGGCGATTAGGCGGGATGATGGCGGGGTTGTCGGCGCCTGA
- a CDS encoding serine/threonine protein kinase yields MAHPFETLTPDLVLDAVESIGFLSDARVLALNSYENRVYQVGIEDAEPLIAKFYRPQRWTNEAILEEHRFTFELAECEVPVVAPLIHNGESLFEHAGFRFTLFPRRGGRAPEPGNLDQLYRLGQLLGRLHAVGSTRPFEHREALGVKNFGHDSLTTLLEGNFIPKSLLPAYESVARDLLKRVEEVYKATPHKNIRMHGDCHPGNMMCRDEMFHIVDLDDCRMGPAVQDLWMMLAGDRQECLGQLSELMDGYQEFHDFDPRELALIEPLRALRLMHYSAWLARRWDDPAFPHSFPWFGTERYWGDQVLALREQLSALNEEPLKLF; encoded by the coding sequence ATGGCCCACCCGTTTGAAACACTCACCCCTGATCTGGTCCTGGACGCCGTCGAAAGCATCGGCTTTCTCAGCGATGCGCGCGTGTTGGCGCTCAACAGCTACGAAAACCGCGTGTACCAGGTGGGTATCGAAGACGCCGAACCGCTGATCGCCAAGTTCTACCGGCCCCAACGCTGGACCAACGAGGCGATCCTCGAAGAGCACCGCTTTACCTTCGAACTGGCCGAGTGCGAAGTACCCGTGGTGGCCCCGCTGATTCACAACGGCGAGAGCCTGTTCGAACACGCAGGTTTCCGCTTCACCCTGTTTCCCCGCCGTGGCGGCCGCGCGCCGGAGCCAGGCAACCTCGACCAGCTTTATCGCCTTGGGCAGTTGCTCGGCCGTTTGCACGCCGTGGGGTCCACCCGCCCGTTCGAACATCGCGAAGCCCTGGGCGTGAAGAACTTCGGTCACGACTCCCTCACCACCTTGCTCGAAGGCAACTTCATTCCCAAAAGCCTGTTGCCGGCCTATGAATCCGTGGCCCGCGACCTGCTCAAGCGTGTGGAAGAGGTTTATAAAGCCACGCCGCACAAGAACATCCGCATGCACGGCGATTGCCACCCCGGCAACATGATGTGCCGCGACGAGATGTTCCATATCGTCGACCTCGACGACTGCCGCATGGGCCCGGCGGTGCAAGACCTGTGGATGATGCTCGCTGGCGACCGCCAGGAATGCCTGGGCCAGCTGTCGGAACTGATGGACGGCTACCAGGAGTTCCACGACTTCGACCCTCGCGAACTGGCCCTGATCGAACCGTTGCGCGCCTTGCGCCTGATGCACTACAGCGCCTGGCTGGCACGGCGCTGGGACGATCCGGCGTTTCCCCACAGCTTCCCCTGGTTTGGCACCGAGCGGTATTGGGGCGACCAGGTGCTGGCGTTGCGTGAGCAACTGTCGGCGCTCAATGAAGAACCGCTAAAACTCTTCTGA
- the rarD gene encoding EamA family transporter RarD, protein MQAANPRKGYILGLSAYVIWGLFPLYFKAIASVPAAEIIVHRVLWSALFGGLLLMVWKHPGWFRELRDNPKRLAILALSGSLIAANWLTYVWSVNSGRMLEASLGYYINPLVNVLLGMLILGERLRRLQWVAVGLAAVGVAQQVWQVGSLPWVSLALALTFGFYGLIRKQAPVKALPGLVVETWMLVPIAVAWLLFNPSAHSAQLEFWSTSEAWWLVAAGPVTLIPLVCFNAAARHLPYTALGFLQYVAPTLVLLEAVLLFGEHLAPATLIAFAFIWAGLVIYSVDAWLTVRKR, encoded by the coding sequence ATGCAAGCCGCCAACCCTCGCAAGGGGTACATCCTGGGCCTGAGCGCCTACGTCATCTGGGGTCTGTTCCCGCTCTATTTCAAAGCCATCGCCAGCGTGCCCGCCGCCGAGATCATCGTGCACCGCGTGCTGTGGTCAGCGCTGTTCGGCGGCTTGCTGTTGATGGTGTGGAAGCACCCTGGCTGGTTTCGCGAACTGCGTGACAACCCCAAGCGCCTGGCGATCCTGGCACTCAGCGGTTCGCTGATCGCGGCCAACTGGCTGACCTATGTGTGGTCGGTGAACAGTGGGCGCATGCTTGAAGCCAGCCTGGGTTACTACATCAACCCGCTGGTGAATGTGCTGTTGGGTATGTTGATCCTCGGTGAACGCCTGCGCCGCCTGCAATGGGTGGCGGTGGGGTTGGCAGCGGTCGGTGTGGCGCAACAAGTGTGGCAGGTGGGTAGCTTGCCATGGGTGTCGCTGGCGCTGGCGTTGACGTTCGGTTTCTACGGCTTGATCCGTAAACAGGCCCCGGTCAAGGCACTTCCGGGGCTGGTGGTGGAAACCTGGATGCTGGTGCCGATTGCCGTCGCCTGGTTGCTGTTCAATCCATCGGCCCACAGTGCACAACTGGAATTCTGGAGCACCTCCGAAGCCTGGTGGTTGGTGGCCGCAGGCCCGGTAACCCTGATTCCATTGGTCTGCTTCAACGCCGCAGCACGGCATTTGCCCTATACCGCACTGGGCTTCTTGCAGTACGTGGCGCCGACCCTGGTGCTGTTGGAAGCGGTATTGCTGTTCGGCGAACACCTGGCGCCAGCCACGCTGATTGCCTTCGCCTTCATCTGGGCCGGGCTGGTGATCTACAGCGTGGATGCATGGCTGACGGTGCGCAAACGCTGA
- a CDS encoding glycine cleavage system protein R has protein sequence MDHLVLTIIAADKPGLVERIAQNIAAHGGNWLESRMAHMAGQFAGILRVSVPTEQRQALVGALEDLSTHGIRVLVGEGSTGQAAVSKSIVMTLVGNDRSGIVREITALLSQQGVNVERLSTDVRPAPMSGDPLFNAEALLQVPSTLSLERLQESLETLADDLMVELRNEE, from the coding sequence ATGGACCATCTTGTACTCACAATTATCGCCGCCGACAAACCCGGCCTGGTTGAACGCATCGCGCAGAACATTGCCGCCCACGGTGGTAACTGGCTGGAAAGCCGCATGGCCCACATGGCCGGGCAGTTTGCCGGGATCCTGCGGGTCAGCGTGCCGACGGAGCAACGTCAGGCACTGGTGGGCGCGCTAGAAGACTTATCCACACACGGCATACGCGTGCTGGTGGGCGAGGGCAGTACAGGGCAGGCGGCAGTGTCCAAATCGATTGTGATGACGCTGGTGGGCAATGACCGCTCGGGCATCGTGCGCGAGATTACTGCGCTGTTGAGCCAGCAGGGTGTCAACGTGGAGCGCTTGAGTACCGATGTACGCCCGGCGCCCATGAGCGGGGACCCCTTGTTCAACGCCGAGGCTTTGTTGCAGGTGCCGTCCACGTTGTCTCTGGAGCGCTTGCAGGAATCGCTCGAGACCTTGGCCGACGATTTGATGGTGGAACTGCGCAACGAGGAATAA